From a single Brassica rapa cultivar Chiifu-401-42 chromosome A01, CAAS_Brap_v3.01, whole genome shotgun sequence genomic region:
- the LOC103853496 gene encoding uncharacterized protein LOC103853496 yields the protein MASKLVQVQSKACEASKFVAKHGTSYYRQLLEKNKHYIQEPATVEKCQELSKQLLYTRLASIPKRYETFWKEVDYAKNLWKNRSDLKVEDAGIAALFGLECFAWYCAGEIAGRGFTFTGYYP from the exons ATGGCATCGAAGTTGGTACAAGTTCAGTCAAAGGCGTGTGAGGCTTCAAAGTTTGTGGCTAAGCATGGGACTTCCTATTACAGGCAGTTGCTTGAGAAGAACAAGCATTACATCCAGGAGCCTGCCACTGTGGAGAAGTGCCAAGAGTTGTCTAAGCAGCTTCTCTACACCCGTCTTGCTAG caTTCCCAAACGCTATGAGACTTTCTGGAAGGAAGTAGACTACGCAAAGAACTTGTGGAAGAACAGAAGCGATCTGAAGGTAGAAGATGCAGGAATTGCTGCATTGTTTGGTCTCGAATGCTTTGCGTGGTACTGCGCAGGAGAAATCGCCGGAAGAGGATTCACCTTCACCGGCTATTACCCTTGA
- the LOC103853487 gene encoding xaa-Pro dipeptidase, with product MSALTPPPVPMELHAVNRRKLCDSLRRHLSSSDRPLDGFVLLQGGEEKNRYCTDHAELFRQESYFAYLFGVREPDFYGAIDVGSGKSIIFIPRLPEDYAVWLGEIKPLSHFKETYMVDMVYYVDEIVQVLSEQFKGSGKPLLYLLHGLNTDSGNLSKPASFEGIEKFETDLTTLHPILAECRVIKSSLELQLLQFANDISSEAHVEVMRKVTPGMKEYQMESMFLHHTYMYGGCRHCSYTCICATGDNSAVLHYGHAAAPNDRTFEDGDLALLDMGGEYHFYASDITCSFPVNGKFTSDQSLIYNAVLKAHNSVISAMKPGVNWVDMHKLAERIILESLKKGSILTGDVEEMMLERLGAVFMPHGLGHFMGIDTHDTGGYPLGVERPKEPGLKSLRTARDLLEGMVITVEPGCYFIKALLVPAMENAKTSKFFNRETIERFKNIGGVRIESDLVVTANGCKNMTNVPRETWEIEAVMAGGSWPPVATGNNTTK from the exons ATGTCTGCCCTGACTCCTCCACCGGTTCCGATGGAGCTCCACGCCGTGAACCGGCGGAAGCTCTGCGATTCACTGCGCCGTCACTTATCTAGCTCCGATCGTCCTCTTGATGGATTCGTTTTACTTCAG GGAGGCGAAGAGAAGAACCGGTACTGCACTGATCACGCTGAGCTCTTCAG GCAGGAGAGCTATTTTGCTTACTTGTTTGGAGTCAGAGAGCCTGATTTCTATGGAGCTATT GACGTTGGAAGTGgaaaatctattatttttattccAAGGTTGCCTGAGGATTATGCTGTATGGTTAGGGGAGATAAAGCCATTGTCCCACTTTAAG GAAACGTATATGGTTGACATGGTTTACTATGTGGATGAGATTGTCCAAGTCTTGAGTGAACAATTCAAGGGATCTGGAAAGCCCCTGTTGTATCTTTTGCATGGTCTTAACACCGACAGTGGAAACTTATCGAAACCTGCCAGCTTTGAG GGGATTGAAAAGTTTGAGACTGATTTGACTACTTTGCATCCTATTTTGGCGGAATGTCGAGTTATCAAGTCAAGTTTGGAGCTTCAACTACTGCAATTTGCAAATGATATAAGTTCTGAAGCTCATGTAGAG GTTATGAGGAAAGTCACACCTGGCATGAAAGAATATCAGATGGAAAGTATGTTCTTGCATCATACGTACATGTACGGTGGCTGTAGGCACTGCTCGTACACATGCATCTGCGCGACAGGGGATAATAG TGCTGTTCTCCATTATGGCCACGCTGCAGCTCCAAATGATAGG ACTTTTGAAGATGGAGATCTTGCTTTGCTTGATATGGGTGGTGAATACCATTTTTATGCGTCTGACATAACATGCTCATTCCCC GTCAATGGTAAATTTACAAGTGACCAGAGTCTAATCTACAAT GCTGTTCTGAAAGCACATAATTCTGTAATCTCTGCGATGAAGCCAGGAGTAAACTGGGTGGATATGCACAA GTTAGCCGAAAGAATCATCCTTGAGTCACTGAAGAAGGGGTCCATCCTCACTGG AGATGTAGAAGAGATGATGTTAGAACGCTTGGGAGCTGTTTTCATGCCTCATGGACTAGGTCATTTCATGGGCATTGACACACACGACACCGGTGGTTACCCATTG gGAGTAGAAAGACCAAAGGAACCGGGACTGAAGTCATTACGCACTGCAAGAGATCTCCTTGAAGGAATG GTAATAACGGTGGAGCCAGGATGCTACTTCATCAAGGCATTGCTAGTCCCAGCCATGGAAAACGCAAAAACTTCCAAGTTCTTCAACCGTGAAACAATAGAGAGATTCAAGAACATAGGAGGTGTCAGAATCGAAAGCGATTTG GTCGTTACTGCGAATGGCTGCAAGAACATGACGAATGTTCCAAGGGAGACATGGGAGATCGAAGCTGTGATGGCTGGAGGGTCGTGGCCTCCCGTCGCTACAGGAAACAATACTACCAAGTGA
- the LOC103853458 gene encoding thiamine phosphate phosphatase-like protein isoform X2, whose amino-acid sequence MMTELHSQGRSIQDIEACLQRIMPIDSHIVDAIKSAKSLGCDLKIVSDANQFFIEKILEQHDLLDCFSDIYTNPTSVDENGKLRISPYHGGAASTPHSCNLCPPNLCKGLVMDHIRASSSRKDQVLTRFIYLGDGGGDFCPTLKLRECDCVMPRTNYPLWKRISDKSSLIKADVKEWSSAEELQRILMQLVSTMTKEDS is encoded by the exons ATGATGACGGAGCTTCACTCGCAAGGGAGATCGATTCAGGACATTGAAGCTTGCTTGCAAAGAATAATGCCTATTGATTCTCATATCGTCGACGCTATCAAATCAGCCAAGTCTCTAGG ATGTGATTTGAAGATTGTGAGTGATGCGAACCAGTTTTTCATCGAGAAGATACTAGAGCAGCATGATCTGTTGGATTGCTTCTCAGATATTTACACAAACCCAACCTCCGTTGATGAGAATGGAAAGTTAAGGATCTCACCATACCATGGTGGTGCTGCTTCGACTCCACATAGCTGCAACCTCTGCCCTCCAAATCTGTGCAAG GGTTTGGTAATGGATCATATACGAGCTTCTTCTTCTCGCAAGGATCAGGTTTTAACGAGGTTTATCTACCTTGGGGATGGAGGAGGTGACTTTTGTCCGACATTGAAGCTGAGAGAGTGTGATTGTGTGATGCCGAGAACGAATTATCCGCTATGGAAGCGGATTTCAGACAAGTCATCGCTGATCAAAGCAGATGTCAAGGAGTGGAGCAGTGCAGAGGAACTACAGAGGATCCTTATGCAACTTGTCAGCACAATGACAAAGGAAGATTCATAA
- the LOC103853458 gene encoding thiamine phosphate phosphatase-like protein isoform X1: MAGIVIVFDFDRTLIDGDSDNWVVTEMGLTEIFHQLRFTLPWNRLMDRMMTELHSQGRSIQDIEACLQRIMPIDSHIVDAIKSAKSLGCDLKIVSDANQFFIEKILEQHDLLDCFSDIYTNPTSVDENGKLRISPYHGGAASTPHSCNLCPPNLCKGLVMDHIRASSSRKDQVLTRFIYLGDGGGDFCPTLKLRECDCVMPRTNYPLWKRISDKSSLIKADVKEWSSAEELQRILMQLVSTMTKEDS, translated from the exons ATGGCGGGGATCGTGATAGTATTCGACTTTGATCGGACATTGATAGACGGAGATAGTGACAACTGGGTGGTAACGGAGATGGGGCTCACAGAGATCTTCCATCAGCTCCGCTTCACTTTACCATGGAATCGTCTCATG GATAGGATGATGACGGAGCTTCACTCGCAAGGGAGATCGATTCAGGACATTGAAGCTTGCTTGCAAAGAATAATGCCTATTGATTCTCATATCGTCGACGCTATCAAATCAGCCAAGTCTCTAGG ATGTGATTTGAAGATTGTGAGTGATGCGAACCAGTTTTTCATCGAGAAGATACTAGAGCAGCATGATCTGTTGGATTGCTTCTCAGATATTTACACAAACCCAACCTCCGTTGATGAGAATGGAAAGTTAAGGATCTCACCATACCATGGTGGTGCTGCTTCGACTCCACATAGCTGCAACCTCTGCCCTCCAAATCTGTGCAAG GGTTTGGTAATGGATCATATACGAGCTTCTTCTTCTCGCAAGGATCAGGTTTTAACGAGGTTTATCTACCTTGGGGATGGAGGAGGTGACTTTTGTCCGACATTGAAGCTGAGAGAGTGTGATTGTGTGATGCCGAGAACGAATTATCCGCTATGGAAGCGGATTTCAGACAAGTCATCGCTGATCAAAGCAGATGTCAAGGAGTGGAGCAGTGCAGAGGAACTACAGAGGATCCTTATGCAACTTGTCAGCACAATGACAAAGGAAGATTCATAA
- the LOC103853471 gene encoding uncharacterized protein LOC103853471, which produces MVEVNRVLIAVTLALLASSALLPVSYGAKKPLSSAPRKEDVPYIKCQVCEKLASRLHQLVKEKQLQISPKKISEYEIIEIAENVCNLKKEEADWILKIDIVENGDKLQLVEQEEEGMCNSECKTIEAACQKVIGYSDTDVAEYIYKSKPDLASLVNHLCKDLTDACTKNPPPLPKDRIPGEPFVAKPSKDAEMDKIMRSMQGMPGAPGMKVYSREDIEKYKDNPGKFGNEDEDDSDEEEDDKFPKNLGKVLKEKESSKKEEWRKTITKELKKKGDVLKRHAQKVSNRVRRWWKRVRSSSSKKPKSEKSEL; this is translated from the exons ATGGTGGAGGTGAATCGAGTTCTGATAGCTGTAACATTAGCTCTTCTAGCTTCGTCGGCTTTGTTACCTGTCTCTTATGGCGCGAAGAAACCGTTGTCGTCGGCCCCGAGAAAGGAGGATGTGCCGTACATAAAGTGTCAGGTGTGCGAGAAACTTGCCTCGCGGCTGCACCAGCTAGTGAAGGAGAAGCAACTGCAGATCTCTCCCAAGAAG ATCTCGGAGTATGAGATCATTGAGATTGCTGAGAATGTCTGCAACTTGAAGAAAGAGGAAGCTGATTGGATCCTCAAGATTGACATTGTGGAGAACGGTGATAAGCTTCAG CTGGttgagcaagaagaagaagggatgTGCAATTCCGAGTGCAAGACCATCGAGGCTGCTTGTCAAAAA GTCATTGGTTACTCAGACACTGATGTTGCTGAGTATATATACAAGTCTAAGCCTGATCTTGCTTCACTGGTTAATCACCTATGCAAAGACCTCACCGATGCTTGTACCAAGAACCCGCCTCCTCTCCCCAAG GACCGGATTCCTGGAGAACCGTTTGTTGCAAAGCCATCGAAAGATGCTGAGATGGACAAGATCATGAGATCTATGCAG GGTATGCCAGGAGCACCTGGCATGAAGGTATACTCTAGAGAAGATATAGAGAAGTACAAAGATAACCCTGGGAAATTCGgcaatgaagatgaagatgacagcgatgaggaagaagatgacaaGTTTCCCAAGAACTTG GGAAAAGTtctgaaagagaaagagagtagTAAAAAGGAAGAATGGAGAAAGACAATCACTAAGGAGCTCAAGAAGAAAGGAGATGTTCTGAAGAGACATGCACAGAAAGTGTCTAACCGGGTCAGGAGATGGTGGAAAAGAGTTAGATCCTCTTCTTCCAAGAAACCTAAATCCGAAAAATCTGAGCTGTAG
- the LOC103853479 gene encoding protein arginine N-methyltransferase 1.1 — MTKKNNNNNNEEEEFVSFGHNLNTKIRFEDADEDEVAEGSGFEAAQDESMCEAGESTDAAQVTDDTTSADYYFDSYSHFGIHEEMLKDVVRTKTYQNVIYQNKFLIKDKIVLDVGAGTGILSLFCAKAGAKHVYAVECSQMADMAKEIVKANGFSDVITVLKGKIEEIELPTPKVDVIISEWMGYFLLFENMLDSVLYARNKWLVDGGIVLPDKASLFLTAIEDSEYKEDKIEFWNSVYGFDMSCIKKKAMMEPLVDTVDQNQIVTDSKLLKTMDISKMSSGDASFTAPFKLVAQRNDYIHALVAYFDVSFTMCHKLLGFSTGPRSRATHWKQTVMYLEDVLTICEGETITGSMSVSYNKKNPRDVDIKLSYSLNGQHSKVSRTQHYKMR, encoded by the exons ATGACTAAGAagaataacaacaacaacaacgaggAAGAAGAGTTCGTCAGCTTCGGACACAACCTGAACACGAAGATACGCTTCGAAGATGCTGATGAAGACGAAGTTGCAGAAGGCTCCGGTTTTGAAGCCGCTCAAGACGAATCAATGTGCGAAGCTGGAGAGAGCACCGATGCAGCTCAAGTCACTGATGATACCACCAGCGCCGATTACTACTTCGATTCCTACTCTCACTTCG GAATTCATGAA GAGATGTTGAAGGATGTAGTGAGAACAAAGACTTACCAGAATGTTATTTACCAAAACAAGTTTCTCATCAAGGACAAGATTGTTCTTGATGTGGGAGCTGGGACAGGGATCTTGTCTCTCTTCTGTGCCAAGGCTGGAGCTAAACATGTCTACGCT GTTGAATGTTCTCAAATGGCTGACATGGCAAAGGAGATTGTTAAAGCCAATGGATTTTCTGATG TGATAACGGTTTTGAAAGGGAAGATTGAGGAGATAGAGCTTCCCACTCCTAAAGTGGATGTGATTATATCTGAATGGATGGGTTACTTTTTGTTGTTTGAAAACATGTTGGACAGTGTCCTATACGCTCGCAATAAATGGCTT GTTGATGGTGGAATTGTGCTACCAGACAAAGCCTCTCTCTTTCTTACAGCAATTGAGGATTCAGAGTACAAAGAAGACAAAATTGAAT TTTGGAACAGTGTGTATGGTTTTGACATGTCATGCATCAAGAAAAAAGCTATGATGGAACCACTTGTTGACACAGTCGACCAAAACCAGATTGTCACCGATAGTAAGCTACTTAAG ACAATGGATATCTCAAAGATGTCTTCTGGTGATGCTTCCTTCACAGCTCCTTTTAAACTTGTTGCGCAACGCAATGACTACATCCACGCCCTTGTAGCCTACTTTGATGTATCGTTCACCATGTGCCACAAGCTGCTTGGTTTCTCAACAG GACCGAGATCCCGAGCTACGCACTGGAAACAAACAGTCATGTACCTTGAAGATGTGTTAACAATATGTGAGGGTGAGACGATCACTGGAAGCATGTCTGTTTCGTATAACAAGAAGAATCCTCGAGACGTTGACATAAAGCTAAGCTATTCTTTGAATGGCCAGCACTCCAAGGTCTCAAGGACTCAACACTACAAAATGCGCTGa